Proteins encoded together in one Microcebus murinus isolate Inina chromosome 16, M.murinus_Inina_mat1.0, whole genome shotgun sequence window:
- the ZHX3 gene encoding zinc fingers and homeoboxes protein 3 isoform X1 translates to MASKRKSTTPCMIPVKTVVLQDAGVEAQPAEAVLPGPQQDLPPEVPATSSEAAQNSSSTDGSALANGHRSTLDGYLYSCKYCDFRSHDMTQFVGHMNSEHTDFNKDPTFVCAACSFLAKTPEGLSLHNAKCHSGEANFVWNVAKPDNHVVVEQSVPESTNTPDLAGESSAEGVDGQAEIIITKTPIMKIMKGKAEAKKIHTIKENVPSQPVGEALPKLSVGETEVKEGDHSFINGAIPVSQASTSSAKPPHAANGPLIGTVPVLPAGIAQFLSLQQQPPVHTQHHAHQTLPTSKALPKVMVPLSSIPAYNAAMDSNSFLKNSFHKFPYPTKAELCYLTVVTKYPEEQLKIWFTAQRLKQGISWSPEEIEDARKKMFNTVIQSVPQPTITVLNTPLVASAGNVQHLIQAALPSHVVGQPEGTAGGLLVTQPLMANGLQAPSSSLPLTVTSVPKQPSVAPINTVCSNTTSAVKVVNAAQSLLTACPSITSQAFLDASIYKNKKSHEQLSALKGSFCRNQFPGQSEVEHLTKVTGLSTREVRKWFSDRRYHCRNLKGSRAMMPGDHGSIIIDSVPEMSFCPSSKAPEVTCIPTAATIATHPSARRQSWHQTPDFTPTKYKERAPEQLRVLENSFAQNPLPLDEELDRLRSETKMTRREIDSWFSERRKKVTAEETKKADENVSQEEEEAAEDEGGEEDLASELRVPGENGSPEVPGSHTSAERKVSPIKINLKNLRVTEANGKSEIPGLGTCEPEDDGSNKLAEQPPGKVSYKKTAQQRHLLRQLFVQTQWPSNQDYDAIMAQTGLPRPEVVRWFGDSRYALKNGQLKWYEDYKRGNFPPGLLVITPGNQELLQDYYMTHKMLYEEDLQNLCEKTQMSPQQVKQWFAEKMGEETRAVVDTGIEDQGPGAVEPAAVYKGMGDTYSEVSENSESWEPSVPEASSEPFDTSSSQAGLQLGKESMGAMSTFCG, encoded by the coding sequence ATGGCCAGTAAGAGGAAATCCACCACCCCGTGCATGATCCCAGTGAAGACGGTAGTGCTGCAGGATGCCGGCGTGGAGGCCCAGCCTGCTGAGGCCGTACTCCCAGGACCCCAGCAGGATCTGCCCCCAGAAGTGCCTGCCACCAGCAGTGAGGCAGCCCAGAATTCCAGCAGCACTGATGGCTCTGCACTGGCCAACGGGCATCGGAGCACTTTGGATGGCTATTTATATTCCTGTAAATACTGTGATTTCAGATCCCATGACATGACTCAGTTTGTGGGACATATGAACTCAGAGCACACAGACTTTAATAAAGACCCAACTTTTGTATGCGCTGCATGCAGTTTTCTGGCAAAAACTCCCGAGGGGCTTTCCCTGCACAATGCCAAGTGTCACTCGGGGGAAGCCAACTTTGTTTGGAATGTGGCCAAACCAGACAATCATGTGGTTGTGGAGCAGAGCGTTCCCGAGAGCACCAACACCCCTGACCTAGCAGGCGAGTCCAGTGCCGAAGGGGTCGATGGACAGGCAGAAATCATTATTACCAAAACTCCAATCATGAAGATAATGAAAGGCAAAGCTGAAGCCAAAAAAATCCACACAATCAAGGAGAATGTCCCCAGCCAGCCTGTGGGTGAGGCTTTACCAAAGCTGTCGGTTGGAGAAACAGAGGTGAAAGAGGGGGACCACTCCTTCATCAATGGGGCCATCCCAGTCAGCCAGGCATCTACCAGCTCTGCAAAACCCCCACATGCTGCCAATGGGCCCCTGATTGGAACAGTGCCAGTTCTGCCGGCTGGTATAGCACAGTTCCTGTCTCTCCAGCAGCAGCCCCCCGTGCACACCCAGCACCACGCCCACCAGACACTACCCACATCCAAGGCCCTTCCCAAAGTGATGGTCCCCCTAAGCAGCATTCCAGCGTACAATGCGGCCATGGACTCCAACAGTTTCCTGAAGAACTCCTTCCACAAGTTCCCCTACCCAACCAAGGCCGAGCTCTGCTATTTGACTGTGGTGACCAAGTATCCAGAAGAGCAGCTCAAGATCTGGTTCACAGCCCAAAGGCTGAAGCAGGGCATCAGCTGGTCCCCTGAGGAGATCGAGGATGCCCGGAAGAAGATGTTCAACACAGTCATCCAGTCTGTGCCTCAGCCCACAATCACGGTTCTAAACACCCCCCTGGTCGCCAGTGCTGGCAACGTCCAGCATCTCATCCAGGCCGCTCTCCCAAGTCACGTCGTGGGACAGCCAGAGGGCACCGCAGGGGGTCTTCTGGTCACTCAGCCACTGATGGCCAATGGGTTGCAAGCACCAAGTTCATCTCTCCCCCTCACCGTTACATCTGTCCCCAAGCAACCAAGCGTGGCACCCATTAACACTGTGTGTTCAAATACAACGTCAGCTGTGAAGGTGGTCAACGCGGCCCAGTCTCTCCTCACAGCCTGCCCCAGCATAACTTCCCAAGCCTTCCTTGATGCAAGcatctataaaaataagaaatctcaTGAACAGCTGTCAGCTCTGAAAGGGAGCTTCTGTCGGAACCAGTTCCCAGGGCAGAGTGAAGTTGAGCATCTGACCAAAGTAACTGGCCTCAGTACCCGAGAGGTGCGAAAGTGGTTCAGTGATCGGAGATACCACTGCCGGAACTTGAAGGGCTCCAGAGCCATGATGCCTGGAGATCACGGCTCCATCATTATTGACTCTGTGCCAGAGATGTCCTTCTGCCCATCATCCAAGGCCCCCGAGGTAACCTGCATCCCGACAGCAGCCACAATAGCAACCCACCCTTCTGCCAGACGACAGTCTTGGCACCAGACTCCTGACTTCACACCAACCAAATACAAGGAGAGAGCCCCTGAACAGCTCAGAGTCCTGGAGAACAGTTTTGCACAAAACCCTCTTCCTCTTGACGAGGAACTGGACCGCCTGAGAAGTGAAACCAAAATGACCCGAAGAGAAATTGATAGCTGGTTTTCAGAGAGACGGAAAAAAGTGACTGCTGAGGAGACCAAGAAGGCTGATGAGAATGTCtctcaggaggaagaggaggctgctGAGGATGAGGGTGGAGAAGAGGATTTGGCCAGTGAGCTTAGGGTCCCTGGTGAAAATGGCTCCCCGGAAGTGCCTGGCAGTCATACCTCAGCAGAGCGCAAAGTCAGTCCCATCAAAATCAACCTCAAGAACCTTCGGGTCACTGAAGCCAATGGTAAGAGTGAGATTCCAGGACTGGGTACCTGTGAGCCCGAGGATGATGGGTCAAACAAGCTGGCAGAGCAGCCCCCAGGCAAAGTGAGCTACAAAAAGACAGCCCAGCAGCGGCACCTGCTGCGGCAGCTCTTTGTCCAGACGCAGTGGCCAAGCAACCAGGACTATGACGCCATCATGGCCCAGACAGGTCTGCCGCGGCCAGAGGTGGTGCGCTGGTTTGGAGACAGCAGGTATGCCCTGAAGAATGGTCAGCTCAAGTGGTACGAAGACTATAAGCGGGGCAACTTCCCTCCAGGGCTGTTGGTCATCACCCCTGGCAACCAGGAGCTCCTGCAAGACTATTACATGACACACAAAATGCTGTATGAGGAGGACCTACAGAATCTCTGTGAAAAAACCCAGATGAGCCCCCAGCAGGTCAAGCAGTGGTTTGCTGAGAAAATGGGTGAGGAGACCCGGGCTGTGGTGGACACAGGCATTGAGGACCAGGGCCCTGGTGCTGTTGAGCCTGCAGCAGTTTACAAAGGGATGGGTGACACCTATTCAGAGGTGTCCGAGAACAGTGAATCATGGGAGCCCAGTGTCCCTGAGGCCAGCTCAGAGCCCTTCGACACATCAAGTTCCCAGGCTGGACTTCAGCTAGGTAAGGAGTCCATGGGAGCCATGTCTACCTTCTGTGGGTGA
- the ZHX3 gene encoding zinc fingers and homeoboxes protein 3 isoform X2: MASKRKSTTPCMIPVKTVVLQDAGVEAQPAEAVLPGPQQDLPPEVPATSSEAAQNSSSTDGSALANGHRSTLDGYLYSCKYCDFRSHDMTQFVGHMNSEHTDFNKDPTFVCAACSFLAKTPEGLSLHNAKCHSGEANFVWNVAKPDNHVVVEQSVPESTNTPDLAGESSAEGVDGQAEIIITKTPIMKIMKGKAEAKKIHTIKENVPSQPVGEALPKLSVGETEVKEGDHSFINGAIPVSQASTSSAKPPHAANGPLIGTVPVLPAGIAQFLSLQQQPPVHTQHHAHQTLPTSKALPKVMVPLSSIPAYNAAMDSNSFLKNSFHKFPYPTKAELCYLTVVTKYPEEQLKIWFTAQRLKQGISWSPEEIEDARKKMFNTVIQSVPQPTITVLNTPLVASAGNVQHLIQAALPSHVVGQPEGTAGGLLVTQPLMANGLQAPSSSLPLTVTSVPKQPSVAPINTVCSNTTSAVKVVNAAQSLLTACPSITSQAFLDASIYKNKKSHEQLSALKGSFCRNQFPGQSEVEHLTKVTGLSTREVRKWFSDRRYHCRNLKGSRAMMPGDHGSIIIDSVPEMSFCPSSKAPEVTCIPTAATIATHPSARRQSWHQTPDFTPTKYKERAPEQLRVLENSFAQNPLPLDEELDRLRSETKMTRREIDSWFSERRKKVTAEETKKADENVSQEEEEAAEDEGGEEDLASELRVPGENGSPEVPGSHTSAERKVSPIKINLKNLRVTEANGKSEIPGLGTCEPEDDGSNKLAEQPPGKVSYKKTAQQRHLLRQLFVQTQWPSNQDYDAIMAQTGLPRPEVVRWFGDSRYALKNGQLKWYEDYKRGNFPPGLLVITPGNQELLQDYYMTHKMLYEEDLQNLCEKTQMSPQQVKQWFAEKMGEETRAVVDTGIEDQGPGAVEPAAVYKGMGDTYSEVSENSESWEPSVPEASSEPFDTSSSQAGLQLETD; the protein is encoded by the coding sequence ATGGCCAGTAAGAGGAAATCCACCACCCCGTGCATGATCCCAGTGAAGACGGTAGTGCTGCAGGATGCCGGCGTGGAGGCCCAGCCTGCTGAGGCCGTACTCCCAGGACCCCAGCAGGATCTGCCCCCAGAAGTGCCTGCCACCAGCAGTGAGGCAGCCCAGAATTCCAGCAGCACTGATGGCTCTGCACTGGCCAACGGGCATCGGAGCACTTTGGATGGCTATTTATATTCCTGTAAATACTGTGATTTCAGATCCCATGACATGACTCAGTTTGTGGGACATATGAACTCAGAGCACACAGACTTTAATAAAGACCCAACTTTTGTATGCGCTGCATGCAGTTTTCTGGCAAAAACTCCCGAGGGGCTTTCCCTGCACAATGCCAAGTGTCACTCGGGGGAAGCCAACTTTGTTTGGAATGTGGCCAAACCAGACAATCATGTGGTTGTGGAGCAGAGCGTTCCCGAGAGCACCAACACCCCTGACCTAGCAGGCGAGTCCAGTGCCGAAGGGGTCGATGGACAGGCAGAAATCATTATTACCAAAACTCCAATCATGAAGATAATGAAAGGCAAAGCTGAAGCCAAAAAAATCCACACAATCAAGGAGAATGTCCCCAGCCAGCCTGTGGGTGAGGCTTTACCAAAGCTGTCGGTTGGAGAAACAGAGGTGAAAGAGGGGGACCACTCCTTCATCAATGGGGCCATCCCAGTCAGCCAGGCATCTACCAGCTCTGCAAAACCCCCACATGCTGCCAATGGGCCCCTGATTGGAACAGTGCCAGTTCTGCCGGCTGGTATAGCACAGTTCCTGTCTCTCCAGCAGCAGCCCCCCGTGCACACCCAGCACCACGCCCACCAGACACTACCCACATCCAAGGCCCTTCCCAAAGTGATGGTCCCCCTAAGCAGCATTCCAGCGTACAATGCGGCCATGGACTCCAACAGTTTCCTGAAGAACTCCTTCCACAAGTTCCCCTACCCAACCAAGGCCGAGCTCTGCTATTTGACTGTGGTGACCAAGTATCCAGAAGAGCAGCTCAAGATCTGGTTCACAGCCCAAAGGCTGAAGCAGGGCATCAGCTGGTCCCCTGAGGAGATCGAGGATGCCCGGAAGAAGATGTTCAACACAGTCATCCAGTCTGTGCCTCAGCCCACAATCACGGTTCTAAACACCCCCCTGGTCGCCAGTGCTGGCAACGTCCAGCATCTCATCCAGGCCGCTCTCCCAAGTCACGTCGTGGGACAGCCAGAGGGCACCGCAGGGGGTCTTCTGGTCACTCAGCCACTGATGGCCAATGGGTTGCAAGCACCAAGTTCATCTCTCCCCCTCACCGTTACATCTGTCCCCAAGCAACCAAGCGTGGCACCCATTAACACTGTGTGTTCAAATACAACGTCAGCTGTGAAGGTGGTCAACGCGGCCCAGTCTCTCCTCACAGCCTGCCCCAGCATAACTTCCCAAGCCTTCCTTGATGCAAGcatctataaaaataagaaatctcaTGAACAGCTGTCAGCTCTGAAAGGGAGCTTCTGTCGGAACCAGTTCCCAGGGCAGAGTGAAGTTGAGCATCTGACCAAAGTAACTGGCCTCAGTACCCGAGAGGTGCGAAAGTGGTTCAGTGATCGGAGATACCACTGCCGGAACTTGAAGGGCTCCAGAGCCATGATGCCTGGAGATCACGGCTCCATCATTATTGACTCTGTGCCAGAGATGTCCTTCTGCCCATCATCCAAGGCCCCCGAGGTAACCTGCATCCCGACAGCAGCCACAATAGCAACCCACCCTTCTGCCAGACGACAGTCTTGGCACCAGACTCCTGACTTCACACCAACCAAATACAAGGAGAGAGCCCCTGAACAGCTCAGAGTCCTGGAGAACAGTTTTGCACAAAACCCTCTTCCTCTTGACGAGGAACTGGACCGCCTGAGAAGTGAAACCAAAATGACCCGAAGAGAAATTGATAGCTGGTTTTCAGAGAGACGGAAAAAAGTGACTGCTGAGGAGACCAAGAAGGCTGATGAGAATGTCtctcaggaggaagaggaggctgctGAGGATGAGGGTGGAGAAGAGGATTTGGCCAGTGAGCTTAGGGTCCCTGGTGAAAATGGCTCCCCGGAAGTGCCTGGCAGTCATACCTCAGCAGAGCGCAAAGTCAGTCCCATCAAAATCAACCTCAAGAACCTTCGGGTCACTGAAGCCAATGGTAAGAGTGAGATTCCAGGACTGGGTACCTGTGAGCCCGAGGATGATGGGTCAAACAAGCTGGCAGAGCAGCCCCCAGGCAAAGTGAGCTACAAAAAGACAGCCCAGCAGCGGCACCTGCTGCGGCAGCTCTTTGTCCAGACGCAGTGGCCAAGCAACCAGGACTATGACGCCATCATGGCCCAGACAGGTCTGCCGCGGCCAGAGGTGGTGCGCTGGTTTGGAGACAGCAGGTATGCCCTGAAGAATGGTCAGCTCAAGTGGTACGAAGACTATAAGCGGGGCAACTTCCCTCCAGGGCTGTTGGTCATCACCCCTGGCAACCAGGAGCTCCTGCAAGACTATTACATGACACACAAAATGCTGTATGAGGAGGACCTACAGAATCTCTGTGAAAAAACCCAGATGAGCCCCCAGCAGGTCAAGCAGTGGTTTGCTGAGAAAATGGGTGAGGAGACCCGGGCTGTGGTGGACACAGGCATTGAGGACCAGGGCCCTGGTGCTGTTGAGCCTGCAGCAGTTTACAAAGGGATGGGTGACACCTATTCAGAGGTGTCCGAGAACAGTGAATCATGGGAGCCCAGTGTCCCTGAGGCCAGCTCAGAGCCCTTCGACACATCAAGTTCCCAGGCTGGACTTCAGCTAG